A genome region from Tolypothrix sp. PCC 7712 includes the following:
- a CDS encoding amidohydrolase family protein, producing the protein MTIALERPTKKTRSAQIREQLGYPIIDTDVHTQEFEPAFLDYLEQVGGSKIVDSFREHLPGAGRFRWFQQSWEERHKYRTARPPFWGRPTKDTLDLATITLPKLLHERLQEAGTDFAVLYPNLATLAPQIKNDEMRRAVCRAANLYHADIFRPYSDRLTPIATIPLNTPEEGIEELEYAIKELGLKTIQIPGYVTRVIPGFEKYPEEVQREATWIDTFALDSAYDYDPFWAKCVELKVVPTTHASGMGWTSRRSISNYQYNHIGHFASAGEAFCKSLFFGGVTRRFPTLKFAFLEGGSAWGASLYTDIIWHWETRNPEILQNNNPANIDREGLAELFRVYGGAEFQGRAEQFGSGLGFHGQHLSPPNPGELDEFAAAGITKAEDVRDRFLNHFYFGTESDDTRAAYAFHQKANPFGDRVKAFLGSDSGHWDVPDITAVTSNAYSFVERGIFSEEDLRYFLSIHPLELYTSLDRDFFKGTAIEKEAEEYLNRA; encoded by the coding sequence ATGACAATTGCTCTTGAACGTCCCACGAAAAAGACTCGGTCAGCACAAATTCGGGAACAACTAGGTTATCCCATCATTGATACTGATGTACATACTCAAGAATTTGAGCCGGCTTTTCTGGATTATTTAGAGCAGGTAGGCGGTTCTAAAATTGTTGATAGCTTTAGAGAACATTTACCTGGTGCTGGTCGTTTTCGTTGGTTCCAACAATCTTGGGAAGAACGCCATAAATACCGGACTGCGCGCCCACCTTTCTGGGGTCGTCCCACAAAAGACACCTTAGATTTAGCAACAATTACCCTACCAAAGCTGTTACACGAACGCTTGCAAGAAGCAGGAACAGACTTTGCTGTGTTGTATCCCAACTTGGCGACCCTCGCACCGCAAATCAAGAACGACGAAATGCGGCGGGCGGTTTGTCGGGCGGCGAACCTCTATCATGCAGATATCTTCCGTCCTTATAGCGATCGCCTCACCCCTATCGCCACAATTCCTCTCAACACACCAGAGGAAGGGATTGAGGAATTGGAATATGCAATTAAAGAACTGGGGCTGAAAACAATTCAAATTCCTGGTTACGTTACTCGTGTAATTCCTGGCTTCGAGAAATATCCCGAAGAAGTGCAACGGGAAGCAACTTGGATTGATACCTTTGCTTTAGATAGTGCTTACGATTACGATCCCTTCTGGGCGAAGTGCGTTGAGTTAAAAGTCGTCCCCACCACTCATGCTTCTGGTATGGGTTGGACTTCACGGCGCTCAATTTCCAATTATCAATACAACCATATTGGACACTTTGCCTCCGCAGGCGAAGCATTCTGCAAATCCCTATTTTTTGGTGGTGTTACCCGTCGTTTCCCCACCCTAAAATTTGCCTTCCTCGAAGGTGGTTCCGCTTGGGGTGCTAGCCTCTACACAGATATTATCTGGCATTGGGAAACCCGCAACCCAGAGATTTTACAAAATAACAATCCCGCCAATATCGATAGAGAAGGATTAGCAGAACTCTTCCGTGTTTATGGTGGAGCTGAATTCCAAGGTCGTGCAGAGCAATTTGGTAGTGGTTTGGGCTTCCACGGTCAACATCTCTCACCTCCAAATCCTGGTGAATTAGATGAATTTGCCGCAGCTGGGATTACCAAAGCCGAAGATGTGCGCGATCGCTTCTTGAATCATTTCTACTTCGGGACAGAATCCGACGATACCAGGGCTGCTTACGCCTTCCATCAAAAAGCCAACCCCTTTGGCGATAGAGTTAAAGCTTTCCTCGGTTCCGATTCCGGTCACTGGGATGTGCCGGATATTACAGCCGTTACATCTAACGCTTACAGCTTTGTCGAACGCGGCATTTTCAGCGAAGAAGACCTGCGCTACTTCTTGTCTATCCATCCTCTAGAGTTGTACACCAGTCTCGACCGCGACTTCTTCAAAGGTACAGCAATAGAAAAAGAAGCAGAAGAATATTTGAATAGGGCATAG
- a CDS encoding aliphatic sulfonate ABC transporter substrate-binding protein — MVATVKPAYINIFRRFTLLVVPGLLTLATSLTLVSCTQQSQKADNQSPASNVADANTSKIKTKVLRMGYQQAGDLVRVTKVLEKRLEPLGVKVEWAQFAQGPQLMEAMNVGKIDLGSVGETPPIFAQAAGAQITYVVGRRRTENSGKGSAIAVPPDSPIKSIKDIKGQKVVFQKASASHYFILRALEEAGLKYSDIQVLSIPNVEAASAFIEGKIPVWVTGDPHLARAEKLGKARVIKTSEGLDSPGGYYIGSKQFAIDNPELLRVVIEEIDKIERWAEAHPKDTAKLILPFQKLPPDVMDLVISRRSFGLRAISPDLISEQQRVADYFHKNGLIPKAINIKEATLTDEQYAAITPPTISQK; from the coding sequence ATGGTTGCTACAGTTAAACCTGCATATATCAATATTTTTCGCCGCTTTACACTGCTTGTAGTGCCTGGATTGTTAACTCTGGCAACTTCATTAACTTTAGTTAGTTGTACTCAACAAAGCCAAAAAGCAGATAATCAATCTCCTGCTAGTAATGTAGCGGATGCTAATACTTCAAAAATTAAAACCAAAGTACTCCGCATGGGGTATCAACAAGCTGGCGACTTGGTAAGGGTAACTAAAGTATTAGAAAAGCGGCTAGAACCCTTGGGTGTCAAGGTGGAATGGGCACAATTTGCCCAAGGGCCGCAGCTGATGGAAGCGATGAATGTCGGCAAAATAGACTTAGGTTCTGTAGGTGAAACTCCCCCCATCTTCGCCCAAGCTGCTGGCGCTCAAATCACTTATGTTGTTGGTCGGCGACGCACAGAAAATTCTGGTAAAGGAAGTGCGATCGCAGTACCACCAGATTCTCCCATTAAGAGTATCAAAGATATTAAAGGACAAAAAGTCGTCTTCCAAAAAGCTTCTGCATCTCATTATTTTATTCTCCGAGCTTTGGAAGAAGCAGGCTTAAAATATAGTGATATTCAAGTTTTAAGTATACCGAACGTAGAAGCTGCGAGTGCATTTATTGAAGGTAAAATCCCCGTTTGGGTAACTGGTGATCCTCATCTAGCACGCGCTGAAAAATTAGGGAAAGCGCGGGTAATTAAAACTAGCGAAGGACTAGATTCACCTGGTGGATATTATATTGGCTCCAAGCAGTTTGCAATTGATAATCCAGAACTGCTGAGAGTTGTAATTGAGGAGATTGATAAAATTGAGCGCTGGGCTGAGGCACATCCCAAAGATACAGCCAAGTTGATTTTACCATTTCAAAAACTACCTCCAGATGTGATGGACTTGGTCATTAGCCGTCGTAGTTTTGGATTAAGAGCTATTTCGCCAGATTTAATTAGCGAACAACAAAGAGTTGCAGATTACTTTCATAAAAATGGCTTGATTCCTAAAGCAATCAATATCAAAGAAGCGACGCTTACAGATGAACAGTATGCTGCAATTACTCCACCAACAATCAGTCAGAAATAG
- a CDS encoding thioredoxin family protein, whose translation MALTASTMLPVGTLAPDFYLPDVVTGETISLSTFADKKALLAIFLSRHCPFVQHIKWELAKLGQDYRDRNLGIVAISANDVTTHPDDAPELLKAFAQELDLSYPLLYDESQQSAKNFFAACTPDFFLFDSERKLAYRGQLDDSRPKNDKPVTGADLRRAIEDVLRVDAKRLVPGHSIIIWEQKPSIGCNIKWKLGNEPAYYKVPAVAV comes from the coding sequence ATGGCGCTGACAGCATCAACAATGCTACCTGTAGGTACTTTAGCACCAGATTTTTATTTACCAGATGTGGTTACAGGCGAAACAATTTCACTCTCTACCTTTGCTGATAAAAAAGCGTTGCTGGCGATATTTCTCAGCCGTCATTGCCCTTTTGTGCAGCATATTAAATGGGAATTAGCAAAATTAGGTCAAGATTATCGCGATCGCAATTTGGGAATTGTGGCGATTAGCGCTAATGATGTCACTACTCACCCTGATGATGCACCGGAATTACTCAAAGCGTTTGCCCAAGAATTGGATTTATCCTATCCTCTGCTTTACGACGAATCACAGCAATCTGCGAAAAATTTCTTTGCTGCTTGCACTCCTGACTTTTTCCTTTTTGATAGCGAACGCAAGTTGGCTTATCGCGGACAATTAGATGATAGCCGTCCCAAAAACGATAAACCTGTAACTGGTGCTGATTTACGCAGGGCTATTGAAGATGTGTTGCGCGTAGACGCGAAGCGGCTTGTCCCCGGACATAGCATAATTATTTGGGAACAAAAGCCAAGTATCGGTTGCAATATTAAATGGAAGCTAGGTAACGAACCTGCCTATTATAAAGTACCAGCAGTTGCAGTATAA
- a CDS encoding pyridoxal phosphate-dependent aminotransferase yields MTQVGKQRISDKANQFTESVIREMTRVALQYGAVNLAQGFPDFPCPPELKRAAIEAIEEDINQYAITWGDKAFRHAIADKVKWYLDLNIDPERQITVTCGSTEAMAAVMLATLNPGDEVIVFEPYYENYGPDAILASATPRYVSLHPPEWTFDETELRQAFNERTKAIIINTPHNPTGKVFTREELTLIAELCQQWDVLVFTDEIYEHILYDGTQHIAMATLPGMAERTVTINGLSKTYSVTGWRVGYILANPELTGAIRKVHDFLTVGAPAPLQRAGVAAMQLPVSYYQELANLYQQKRHEILQILDKVGIPYFVPQGAYYVFADISKFGYPNDVEFATYLIKEIGVAVVPGSSFFSHSELGKNFIRFCFSKQQKTLSEAGERLLKLQSTLMGN; encoded by the coding sequence GTGACTCAGGTAGGAAAGCAAAGAATTTCAGATAAGGCAAACCAGTTCACAGAGTCAGTCATTCGCGAAATGACGAGAGTTGCATTACAATATGGTGCGGTGAATTTGGCGCAAGGATTTCCTGATTTTCCTTGTCCACCAGAGTTAAAACGAGCAGCAATTGAGGCGATTGAAGAAGACATTAACCAATATGCGATTACTTGGGGGGATAAAGCTTTTCGTCATGCGATCGCAGATAAAGTTAAATGGTATTTAGATTTAAATATCGATCCAGAACGACAAATCACAGTTACTTGCGGTTCTACAGAAGCAATGGCTGCGGTGATGTTAGCAACCTTGAACCCAGGTGATGAAGTCATTGTCTTTGAACCTTATTATGAAAACTATGGCCCCGATGCAATTTTAGCTAGTGCAACTCCTCGTTATGTATCCTTGCATCCCCCTGAGTGGACATTTGACGAAACAGAACTTCGTCAGGCATTTAATGAACGCACAAAAGCCATTATTATTAATACGCCGCACAACCCTACAGGAAAAGTATTTACTCGTGAAGAACTAACTTTAATTGCAGAACTTTGTCAGCAGTGGGATGTGTTGGTATTCACAGATGAAATTTACGAACATATTCTTTATGACGGTACACAGCATATTGCAATGGCAACTTTGCCAGGAATGGCAGAACGAACAGTTACTATTAATGGACTTTCTAAAACCTATAGTGTGACTGGTTGGCGAGTTGGCTATATTTTAGCTAATCCAGAATTAACAGGTGCAATTCGCAAAGTGCATGATTTTCTTACCGTCGGCGCACCCGCACCTTTGCAAAGGGCTGGTGTAGCAGCAATGCAACTTCCTGTGAGTTACTATCAGGAATTAGCCAATTTATATCAACAAAAACGCCATGAAATCCTGCAAATTTTAGATAAGGTAGGAATTCCTTATTTTGTGCCTCAAGGAGCTTACTATGTATTTGCAGATATTTCCAAGTTTGGTTATCCAAATGATGTGGAATTTGCCACATATTTAATTAAAGAAATCGGTGTAGCAGTAGTTCCTGGTTCTAGCTTTTTCTCGCATTCAGAATTAGGTAAAAATTTTATTAGATTTTGTTTTAGTAAACAACAAAAAACCTTATCAGAAGCAGGAGAGCGATTACTCAAGCTGCAATCCACCCTTATGGGTAATTAA
- a CDS encoding RNA-guided endonuclease InsQ/TnpB family protein, which yields MKTLKFKLYEHKRNRHLKRTINAAGVIYNHCIALHKRYYRMFGKHLNCAKLQAHIAKLRKRNSFWQSVGSQAAQDICQRIEKAYQLFFKHNNKGVRPPGFKKVKKYKSFTLKQAGYKFLGGNRVKIGSRVYQFWKSREIEGTVKTLTIKRTPLGELFMVLVVDEGSSEVEVKTGKIAGFDFGLKTFLTCSDGTKIESPQFFKQSLSAIKKASSRHSKKLKGSSNRERARKNLVRKHEDISNRRRDWFWKLAHELTDRFDILCFETLNLKGMQRLWGRQISDLAFGEFLQILEWVAKKKNKLVVFIDQWYPSSKTCSNCKHILESLDLSVREWRCPSCQSVNGRDENASRNICAVGASTVGLGDVRLATPAIAV from the coding sequence ATGAAAACACTGAAGTTTAAATTGTACGAACACAAAAGGAATAGACACCTCAAGCGCACAATCAACGCTGCTGGAGTGATTTATAACCATTGCATTGCTCTACATAAAAGGTATTACCGGATGTTTGGCAAGCATTTAAACTGTGCAAAACTTCAGGCTCATATCGCCAAATTAAGAAAGCGTAATTCTTTTTGGCAATCAGTAGGTTCTCAAGCAGCACAAGATATTTGTCAACGCATTGAGAAAGCTTACCAATTGTTTTTCAAACACAATAACAAAGGAGTAAGACCACCAGGATTTAAGAAGGTCAAGAAATACAAATCGTTCACCCTTAAGCAGGCAGGTTATAAGTTTTTGGGTGGAAATAGGGTAAAAATTGGTAGTCGAGTTTACCAGTTTTGGAAGTCCAGAGAAATTGAGGGAACAGTCAAAACCCTAACTATTAAACGCACCCCGTTAGGTGAGTTATTTATGGTTTTGGTTGTTGATGAGGGTAGCTCAGAAGTTGAAGTTAAGACGGGTAAAATCGCTGGCTTTGATTTTGGGTTAAAGACATTCCTCACTTGCTCAGACGGCACTAAAATTGAATCGCCCCAATTTTTCAAGCAATCCCTAAGCGCCATTAAAAAAGCAAGTTCGCGGCATTCCAAAAAGCTAAAAGGCTCATCTAACAGAGAACGAGCCAGAAAGAATTTAGTACGCAAGCATGAAGATATTTCCAACCGTCGGCGTGATTGGTTCTGGAAATTAGCTCATGAGCTAACAGATAGGTTCGATATTCTCTGTTTTGAGACTTTAAATCTCAAAGGAATGCAACGTCTTTGGGGCAGGCAAATATCAGACTTAGCGTTTGGTGAGTTTCTGCAAATCCTAGAATGGGTTGCCAAGAAGAAGAATAAACTGGTTGTCTTTATCGACCAGTGGTATCCAAGTAGCAAGACATGCTCTAATTGTAAACATATTCTAGAAAGTCTTGATTTGTCAGTTAGAGAGTGGCGTTGTCCTTCCTGTCAGTCAGTTAATGGAAGAGACGAAAACGCTAGTCGCAATATTTGTGCAGTCGGGGCATCGACTGTTGGCTTAGGTGATGTCAGACTGGCTACGCCAGCAATCGCTGTCTGA
- a CDS encoding ribbon-helix-helix protein, CopG family, whose protein sequence is MKKLTVRCSNEEYETLLKYCEETDRTQNDVLREMIRKLKKSRARSTGL, encoded by the coding sequence ATGAAGAAATTAACAGTTCGATGCTCTAATGAAGAGTATGAAACGCTTTTGAAATACTGCGAAGAAACAGATCGCACTCAAAATGACGTACTTAGAGAGATGATCCGGAAGTTGAAGAAAAGCCGTGCTAGAAGCACGGGGCTTTAG
- a CDS encoding cadmium resistance transporter, whose protein sequence is MNWLIGTSLIGISAAIATTFDDNIYLTAFFGKVNHTFRPKHIILGEFVGFTVLVIASLPGFFGGLVLPEAWVGLLGILPITIGISNLMSREDDGETVQDVSLDFRHAVKSRRQKKSLLATLRDPQTYRVSAVTIANGGNNIGIYVPLFASTNLPSLGVILCVCYITVGLWCLLSYNLTRNPWMAPILNHYGRKIFPFILIWLGISIMSKSGTFQLIPSFATLFH, encoded by the coding sequence ATGAATTGGCTGATTGGGACATCACTTATCGGTATATCTGCGGCTATTGCCACTACATTTGATGACAATATATATTTAACGGCTTTTTTTGGCAAAGTTAATCATACCTTCCGTCCTAAGCATATTATTCTGGGTGAATTTGTTGGCTTTACAGTATTAGTTATTGCCAGTCTTCCAGGATTCTTTGGTGGTTTAGTTCTGCCAGAAGCTTGGGTAGGATTGCTCGGTATTCTCCCGATTACTATTGGTATTAGTAATCTCATGAGCCGTGAAGATGACGGAGAAACTGTACAAGATGTCTCATTAGACTTTCGTCATGCAGTCAAATCTCGAAGGCAGAAAAAATCATTACTAGCAACTCTACGTGACCCTCAAACCTACCGTGTATCTGCTGTGACGATTGCCAATGGTGGAAACAATATTGGTATCTATGTACCTTTATTTGCTAGCACTAATCTTCCCAGTTTAGGAGTGATTTTGTGTGTGTGTTATATAACAGTTGGTCTGTGGTGTTTGCTGTCTTATAACTTGACTCGTAATCCTTGGATGGCTCCTATTCTTAACCACTATGGTCGGAAAATCTTTCCTTTTATCTTGATTTGGCTAGGTATCTCTATTATGTCGAAGAGTGGGACGTTTCAATTAATACCTAGTTTTGCAACGCTTTTTCACTAA